A DNA window from Microcystis aeruginosa NIES-843 contains the following coding sequences:
- a CDS encoding FAD-dependent hydroxylase: MLGRDSYDLIIVGGGIVGTTLAVALKNTGLNIAMIEERPLEVAASRRQAYALSLMSSRIFTGLGIWDKISPSIGKFRHIRLSDADFPIFVPFVVDELKTDYLGYVGEHQVILTALHNASQDCDRIDWLSPAKVLEVEYGAETATVTLEEAGQTRKITTKLVIGADGARSAIRQGAQIQTKGWKYWQSCVAFTIKHQLDRNDTAFERFWPTGPMGILPLQGNRCQIVWTNPHGEAKKLQEMPEAEFIKKLEAYTGGLLGKIALVSPRTLFPVQLMQSDTYVKPRLALIGDAAHCCHPVGGQGLNLGIRDAAALAQVLKEAVEKQEDIGALSTLKSYEKWRRSENLAILGFTDFLDRLFSNNWPPIVVIRRLGLAIMRGFPPLKLFALQLMTGLKGRIPQLARTC; encoded by the coding sequence ATGTTAGGACGGGACAGCTACGATTTAATCATTGTCGGGGGCGGCATAGTCGGAACCACCCTAGCGGTGGCCTTAAAAAATACAGGATTAAATATCGCTATGATCGAGGAACGTCCCCTAGAGGTGGCCGCCTCCCGTCGTCAAGCTTATGCCCTCTCGCTGATGTCCAGCCGGATTTTTACAGGCTTGGGTATCTGGGATAAAATCTCGCCCAGTATCGGTAAATTTCGTCATATTCGCCTTTCTGATGCCGATTTTCCGATTTTTGTCCCCTTTGTGGTCGATGAGCTAAAAACCGATTATTTGGGCTATGTGGGCGAACATCAAGTGATTTTAACCGCCCTGCACAATGCCAGCCAAGATTGCGATCGCATTGACTGGTTATCCCCTGCCAAAGTGTTAGAAGTGGAGTACGGAGCAGAAACAGCCACTGTCACCCTGGAAGAAGCCGGTCAAACCCGAAAAATCACCACAAAATTAGTCATCGGGGCCGATGGAGCCAGATCCGCTATCCGGCAAGGGGCGCAAATTCAAACCAAAGGTTGGAAATATTGGCAATCCTGTGTCGCTTTCACCATTAAACATCAACTCGATCGCAACGATACCGCCTTTGAAAGATTTTGGCCCACCGGTCCGATGGGCATTTTACCGCTCCAGGGTAATCGCTGTCAGATCGTTTGGACAAATCCCCATGGGGAAGCGAAAAAACTGCAAGAAATGCCCGAAGCGGAATTTATCAAGAAATTAGAGGCATATACGGGGGGATTACTGGGAAAAATAGCATTAGTTAGCCCCCGCACTCTCTTTCCCGTACAGTTAATGCAGAGCGATACCTATGTTAAACCACGACTGGCTTTAATTGGTGATGCCGCTCACTGTTGTCATCCCGTCGGTGGTCAAGGTTTAAATTTAGGCATTCGCGACGCAGCCGCTTTAGCGCAGGTATTAAAGGAAGCAGTAGAAAAGCAAGAAGATATAGGAGCGCTTTCTACCCTAAAATCCTACGAAAAATGGCGTAGATCGGAGAATTTAGCGATTTTAGGCTTCACAGATTTTCTAGATCGCCTGTTCTCCAATAACTGGCCACCTATCGTTGTCATCCGTCGTCTCGGATTGGCAATTATGCGCGGTTTCCCCCCGTTGAAATTGTTTGCCCTGCAATTAATGACGGGATTAAAAGGACGTATTCCCCAATTAGCTAGGACTTGCTGA
- a CDS encoding DUF5615 family PIN-like protein: MDEHIHKSITIGLRQRGIDVITVQEDNYTGKADPIILERATELQRVIFTQDEDFLVLANRFQAQGIYFTGVIFAHQQDVTVGNCIRDLELIAQVCEPQDCMNCVQYLPL, from the coding sequence ATGGACGAACATATTCATAAATCGATTACCATTGGATTGCGCCAGCGGGGTATAGACGTTATAACTGTACAAGAAGACAATTATACAGGAAAAGCCGATCCCATTATTTTAGAACGGGCGACTGAACTTCAACGAGTTATCTTCACTCAAGATGAGGATTTCTTAGTGCTTGCAAACCGCTTTCAAGCTCAAGGAATCTATTTTACTGGCGTTATTTTTGCTCATCAGCAAGATGTTACTGTAGGAAATTGTATCCGCGACTTAGAATTGATTGCTCAAGTTTGTGAACCTCAAGACTGCATGAATTGTGTCCAATATCTCCCCCTCTAA
- a CDS encoding DUF433 domain-containing protein, which translates to MSLTATEYKYIQIDEYNVPFIAGTTMKVVELITPMKAYGWSPENFHEQHPYLTMGQIYSALAYYWDHKEELDGDLERRYQLAEQLRREAGESPIAKKLAAMGLLP; encoded by the coding sequence ATGTCTCTTACTGCTACTGAATATAAGTACATCCAAATCGATGAATACAACGTCCCTTTTATTGCGGGAACAACCATGAAAGTTGTGGAATTAATAACACCTATGAAAGCTTACGGATGGTCTCCCGAAAATTTCCACGAACAACATCCCTATTTAACTATGGGTCAAATTTATTCCGCCTTAGCTTATTATTGGGATCATAAAGAGGAATTGGATGGGGATTTGGAACGGCGCTATCAATTGGCGGAACAACTACGCCGAGAAGCAGGGGAATCTCCTATTGCTAAAAAACTAGCGGCAATGGGATTGTTGCCATGA
- a CDS encoding IS630-like element ISMae21 family transposase, translating into MSYSLDLRKKVIDYVENGGSITKAAALFNIGRATIYRWLGREKLEATKVKHRQRKLDWKALSKDVQENPEARLRDRAEKFGVRPSAICYALKNMKVTRKKKELRYRERNREERMKYYRVLRELIKIYGSESLVFIDESGFEEFQACFYAWSKKGKKVFGDRQGKRGKRENLVAGRRKGKKDFIAPMVFTRSLNAEGFEGWLSLYLLPSLTITSVLIMDNAPIHRKTVIKQLVEEAGHQVVFLPKYSPDLNDIEHDFSALKRARMYAPVGTPLDEIIRTYCVA; encoded by the coding sequence ATGTCTTATAGCCTAGACTTGAGAAAAAAAGTAATCGATTATGTAGAGAATGGGGGAAGCATAACCAAAGCCGCCGCTCTATTTAATATAGGAAGAGCGACGATATATAGATGGCTAGGTAGGGAAAAACTGGAAGCAACAAAGGTAAAACACCGTCAGAGAAAGCTGGACTGGAAAGCACTGTCAAAAGATGTCCAAGAAAATCCCGAGGCAAGATTAAGAGACAGAGCCGAGAAATTTGGAGTGAGACCAAGTGCCATTTGCTATGCCTTAAAAAACATGAAAGTTACCAGAAAAAAGAAGGAACTTCGTTATAGAGAAAGAAACCGAGAAGAAAGAATGAAATACTACAGAGTGCTGAGAGAATTGATTAAAATATATGGAAGTGAAAGCCTTGTATTTATTGATGAGTCAGGGTTTGAAGAATTTCAAGCCTGTTTTTATGCTTGGTCAAAAAAAGGGAAGAAAGTCTTTGGAGATAGACAAGGAAAACGAGGAAAAAGAGAGAACCTTGTCGCTGGTAGAAGAAAGGGAAAAAAAGACTTTATTGCACCGATGGTATTTACGAGAAGCCTGAATGCCGAAGGTTTTGAAGGGTGGTTATCTTTATATTTGTTGCCCTCTCTAACCATAACATCAGTATTAATTATGGATAATGCACCAATTCATCGGAAGACAGTCATTAAACAACTGGTAGAGGAAGCAGGTCATCAGGTCGTGTTTTTGCCAAAATACTCTCCTGATTTAAATGATATCGAACATGATTTTAGTGCATTAAAGAGGGCAAGAATGTATGCTCCTGTGGGGACACCCCTTGATGAAATTATTCGTACTTATTGTGTCGCCTAG
- a CDS encoding tetratricopeptide repeat protein — MIAILQEHTTPTEAEILNILLARDRIQTKLTEIYLITDNILNILQELDNILRKKQATIAPTIAQLRPNFNPDTKNWWWLLEVPKIDSPWHKYDLLANGASVTFLTISLGLIGEIGSRFLSGGSDILGGVLVSFQSILTLLAAGGILTKTGQETGKNLLTRFGIQEQYWQEIGAGLSFLLMLSIWGLRLSLPTVATWYNHWGWSHYEKGDLSSAEEDYQRALSLNPDDAEAHFNGSSLLGMVR; from the coding sequence TTGATCGCCATTCTCCAAGAGCATACTACACCAACAGAAGCCGAAATTCTTAATATTTTACTAGCCCGCGATCGCATTCAAACTAAGCTAACAGAAATCTATTTAATTACTGATAATATCCTAAATATTCTCCAAGAATTAGACAACATTCTTAGGAAAAAACAAGCCACAATCGCCCCAACAATCGCCCAATTACGTCCCAATTTTAATCCCGATACTAAAAATTGGTGGTGGCTACTTGAAGTCCCTAAAATTGATTCTCCTTGGCATAAATACGATTTATTGGCAAATGGAGCTTCTGTTACTTTCTTGACAATTTCTTTAGGATTAATTGGTGAAATTGGCTCGCGGTTTCTTTCAGGGGGAAGCGATATTTTGGGAGGTGTTTTAGTCAGTTTTCAAAGTATATTAACCTTACTTGCCGCAGGAGGAATCTTAACTAAAACTGGACAAGAAACTGGAAAAAACTTACTGACACGCTTTGGGATTCAAGAACAATACTGGCAGGAAATTGGCGCTGGTTTATCTTTTTTATTAATGCTGAGTATTTGGGGATTAAGACTCTCTTTACCAACTGTAGCCACCTGGTATAATCATTGGGGTTGGAGTCATTATGAAAAGGGAGATTTGAGCAGTGCAGAAGAAGATTATCAACGAGCTTTGTCTTTAAATCCAGATGACGCTGAGGCACATTTTAACGGCTCTTCGTTACTTGGTATGGTTCGATAG
- a CDS encoding DUF2281 domain-containing protein, producing the protein MTVQDITIAKIRQLPESLVEEVNDFIDFLTLKYNQQFSDFVEIAESDFSDYLSNLEDYEEKLARGEIKW; encoded by the coding sequence ATGACAGTCCAAGATATTACAATTGCCAAAATTCGTCAACTTCCAGAGTCATTAGTTGAAGAAGTGAATGACTTTATTGATTTCCTTACCTTAAAGTACAATCAGCAGTTTTCTGATTTCGTAGAAATCGCAGAATCTGATTTTTCAGATTATTTGTCAAATCTAGAAGATTATGAGGAAAAATTAGCTCGTGGCGAAATCAAATGGTAG
- a CDS encoding type II toxin-antitoxin system PemK/MazF family toxin: MAKSNGSVIRGDVVLCDLNPVIGTEQSGIRPVIIIQIDRANGVSPHTIIVPLTTKIRRKLLDSHVFIPEGIAGLSQDSVALCEQIRVIDKSRIIRVMGHLDNPYLEELETALRTILGLL, translated from the coding sequence GTGGCGAAATCAAATGGTAGCGTTATTCGTGGTGATGTGGTTTTGTGCGACCTCAACCCCGTCATTGGCACAGAACAGTCAGGAATTAGACCTGTAATCATCATACAAATTGATCGAGCTAATGGCGTAAGTCCTCATACTATTATTGTGCCATTAACCACTAAAATCCGGCGCAAACTACTTGATTCTCATGTTTTTATTCCAGAAGGTATAGCAGGTTTAAGTCAAGATTCAGTAGCACTGTGCGAGCAAATTAGAGTCATAGATAAGTCAAGAATTATTCGAGTTATGGGACATTTAGACAATCCTTATCTCGAAGAATTAGAAACAGCGTTAAGAACAATTCTAGGTTTACTTTAA
- a CDS encoding CHAT domain-containing protein, with amino-acid sequence MLKSLNLATLLLLLASGVSILPISQPGIVPPVQAQTNETKKAEAERLFNEGMQLFQQGTAESYQQAIIKWEQALPLWRNLGDKAQEALINLQLGRVYSRLGFKPKALEYFNQALPIYQSLKDRKGEATTLNNIGAVYDALGEKQKALDYYQQALPLRRAVGDRAGEATTLNNIGGVYDDLGEKQKALDYYQQALPLSRAVGDRAGEATTLNNIGGVYSDLGEKQKALDYYQQALPLLRAVGDRAGEATTLNNIGGVYSDLGEKQKALDYYQQALPLSRAVGDRAGEATTLNNIGPVYSALGEKQKALDYYQQALPLSRAVGDRAGEAVTLDNIGYLLQQQNQPQLGIIFYKQSVNVYETLRGDIKGLPKELQQTYTETVADTYRRLADLLLQQDRILEAQRVLDLLKVQELDDYLRGVRGNTNTEQGVPKLPPEQKIDEGIEAILNKAVEIGQEISRLQERQKLNGKLTPSEEQRLLQLWKQQEQIVAEFNKFIESPEVLALINQLKPQTRSADLLNNLDNLIGLSDNLKKLQQNAVLIYPIIFDDRLEIILTTADSTPVRHTVKVSKKELNETIRAFREALQYPNLDAKKPAQQLYEWLIKPLENNLKTADAKTIIYAPDGQLRYIPLSALYDGKQWLIERYRINNITAASLTDFNTKPEPKMQILAAAFVKGSYQFRHEGQDFRFNGLPFAGIEVDKLAQTVSPTTKYFDKDFNQTIIPLLDSYTVVHFATHAAFVVGTPEQSFVLFGDGTVVTLQTMKNWRFKNIDLIVLSACETGLGGNYGTGIEILGLGYRLQTAGARAVIASLWSVDDGGTQALMNAFYAALRTGKLSKAAALQQAQIALITSNNPTNEQRRGSIRIEPIEGVPSDVANRLSHPRYWAPFILIGNGL; translated from the coding sequence ATGCTCAAATCCCTCAACCTCGCTACCCTACTGCTGCTACTCGCCTCCGGCGTGTCTATCTTGCCCATTTCTCAACCCGGAATAGTGCCACCTGTCCAAGCGCAAACCAATGAGACGAAAAAAGCTGAAGCGGAAAGGCTATTTAACGAGGGGATGCAACTATTCCAACAAGGGACAGCCGAATCCTATCAACAGGCAATAATTAAATGGGAACAAGCTTTACCTCTGTGGCGTAATCTGGGAGATAAAGCACAGGAAGCTTTGATAAACTTGCAATTGGGTAGAGTTTATAGTCGTTTAGGATTCAAACCCAAAGCCCTGGAATACTTTAACCAAGCCTTACCTATCTATCAATCCCTAAAAGACCGCAAGGGGGAAGCCACTACTCTCAATAATATTGGTGCTGTCTATGATGCTTTAGGGGAGAAACAAAAGGCTTTAGACTATTACCAACAGGCTTTACCCTTAAGGCGGGCGGTGGGAGATCGCGCAGGGGAAGCCACTACTCTCAATAATATTGGTGGTGTCTATGATGATTTAGGGGAGAAACAAAAGGCATTAGACTATTACCAACAGGCATTACCCTTATCGCGGGCGGTGGGCGATCGCGCAGGGGAAGCCACTACTCTCAATAATATTGGTGGTGTCTATTCAGATTTAGGGGAGAAACAAAAGGCATTAGACTATTACCAACAGGCATTACCCTTATTGCGAGCGGTGGGCGATCGCGCAGGGGAAGCCACTACTCTCAATAATATTGGTGGTGTCTATTCAGATTTAGGGGAGAAACAAAAGGCATTAGACTATTACCAACAGGCATTACCCTTATCCCGGGCGGTGGGCGATCGCGCAGGGGAAGCCACTACTCTCAATAATATTGGTCCTGTCTATTCTGCTTTAGGGGAGAAACAAAAGGCATTAGACTATTACCAACAGGCTTTACCCTTATCGCGGGCGGTGGGAGATCGCGCAGGGGAAGCAGTAACCTTAGACAATATTGGTTACTTATTGCAACAACAAAACCAACCCCAACTAGGGATTATCTTCTACAAACAATCGGTTAACGTCTATGAAACTCTCAGGGGCGATATTAAAGGACTCCCCAAAGAATTGCAACAAACCTACACCGAAACTGTTGCTGATACCTACCGCCGTTTAGCTGACTTGCTGCTGCAACAAGACCGCATTCTGGAAGCGCAACGGGTGTTAGATTTGTTAAAAGTACAGGAATTAGACGATTATTTGCGGGGAGTGCGCGGTAATACAAATACAGAACAGGGAGTTCCTAAACTACCGCCAGAACAAAAAATAGACGAGGGAATTGAGGCAATTCTTAATAAAGCAGTAGAAATTGGCCAAGAAATCAGCCGACTGCAAGAACGACAAAAACTCAACGGCAAACTAACTCCCTCAGAAGAACAACGCCTCCTCCAACTCTGGAAACAACAGGAACAAATTGTCGCTGAGTTTAATAAATTTATCGAAAGTCCAGAAGTTTTAGCCTTAATTAACCAACTCAAACCCCAAACCCGTTCCGCCGATCTCCTGAATAATTTAGACAATTTAATTGGCTTATCTGATAATCTCAAAAAACTCCAACAAAATGCCGTCCTTATCTACCCAATTATCTTTGATGACCGCTTAGAAATCATCCTCACCACTGCTGATTCTACTCCCGTCCGCCACACCGTAAAAGTCAGCAAAAAAGAACTAAACGAAACTATTCGCGCTTTCCGGGAAGCCTTACAATATCCTAATCTGGATGCCAAAAAGCCAGCCCAACAGCTTTATGAATGGCTGATTAAACCCCTAGAAAATAACCTAAAAACTGCCGATGCAAAAACGATTATTTATGCTCCTGACGGACAACTGCGCTACATTCCTCTGTCGGCTTTATACGACGGCAAACAGTGGTTAATTGAACGCTACCGCATTAATAATATTACGGCAGCATCTCTGACTGATTTTAATACCAAACCCGAACCGAAAATGCAAATTTTAGCGGCGGCTTTTGTCAAGGGCAGCTATCAGTTTCGACATGAAGGACAAGACTTCAGATTTAATGGGTTGCCTTTTGCGGGTATAGAGGTAGATAAATTAGCACAGACCGTTTCTCCTACTACTAAATACTTCGATAAAGACTTCAATCAAACAATTATTCCCCTACTGGATAGCTATACTGTCGTCCATTTTGCCACCCATGCAGCCTTTGTGGTGGGAACCCCAGAACAGTCTTTTGTTCTTTTTGGAGATGGGACAGTTGTGACTCTACAAACAATGAAAAACTGGCGGTTTAAAAATATTGATTTAATTGTTTTGAGTGCTTGCGAGACAGGTTTAGGGGGTAATTACGGCACAGGAATCGAAATTTTAGGGTTAGGATATCGACTACAAACCGCAGGCGCAAGGGCAGTTATTGCCTCTTTATGGAGTGTTGACGATGGCGGTACACAAGCTTTGATGAATGCTTTTTATGCTGCTTTGAGGACGGGTAAATTGAGTAAAGCAGCGGCATTACAACAGGCACAAATTGCCTTGATTACCAGTAATAACCCAACCAATGAGCAGCGGCGTGGTAGTATTAGAATAGAACCTATTGAAGGAGTGCCATCGGACGTAGCAAACCGCCTCAGCCATCCCCGTTACTGGGCGCCTTTTATTCTCATTGGCAATGGATTATAA
- a CDS encoding tetratricopeptide repeat protein encodes MLAIQGGNTTAINNLARLHILNKNYPAAVHLLLKAQSEAKLDQETQFAIWKNLGWARLKQGDIPGAETALSEAIKLDKNSAAPHCLLAQVREAQNNQTEALKEWETCNQYTNSLNPDEDSWRIQAQQCLANREKQKCSPKPNSSY; translated from the coding sequence ATATTAGCTATACAAGGGGGTAACACTACCGCTATTAATAATCTAGCTCGATTACATATTCTCAATAAAAATTATCCTGCTGCTGTTCACCTCTTACTTAAAGCCCAATCTGAGGCAAAATTAGATCAAGAAACCCAATTTGCTATCTGGAAAAATTTAGGTTGGGCAAGGCTAAAACAAGGAGATATTCCAGGGGCAGAAACAGCTTTATCAGAAGCGATTAAATTAGATAAAAATAGTGCTGCCCCTCATTGTTTACTAGCGCAGGTAAGAGAAGCCCAAAATAACCAAACAGAGGCCTTAAAAGAATGGGAAACCTGTAATCAATACACTAACAGCTTAAATCCTGACGAAGATAGCTGGAGAATACAAGCACAACAATGTCTAGCAAACCGGGAGAAACAAAAATGCTCACCAAAACCCAACTCATCCTATTAG
- a CDS encoding S9 family peptidase — protein MSYQVSAYGSWKSPITSDLIVAESISLGGVTVDGEDIYWLEGRPQEKGRNVLVKLNPDGTTTDITPAPFNVRTRVHEYGGGSYLIVAGIIYFCNFADQRIYRQTADSLPQPLTPENSCRYADLILDEFRNRLICVCEDHSQKDREPVNSIVSIDVDTGNIETLVSGDDFYTSPRLSADGSRLAWISWNHPNMPWDSSFLWVADINHLYLSNIRVIAGGENESVCEPRWSADQQLYFTSDRNDFWNFYCFKHDEQIEPVIEPIDAEFAYPHWVFGLSNYGFAGESQIICSYTKNGRWYLGSIDTVNREFQEIITADTNISSLQVSDNKIVFIGGSFREVTAVVSMDLATGTREILKSSSNLTISSDYFSIPEMLAFPTSKGLTAYAWYYPPKNPDYTAPNGELPPLLVKSHGGPTAAATSSLSLRVQYWTSRGFGYLDVNYGGSTGYGRQYRQRLQGNWGIVDVEDCINGAKYLVNQGLVDGERLAISGGSAGGYTTLAALTFHDTFKAGASYYGVSDLEVLANDTHKFESRYLDKLVGLYPQEKEIYYQRSPIHFTAQLSCPVIFFQGLEDRVVPPNQAEMMVQALKAKGLPVAYVPFAGEQHGFRQAESIKRALDAEFYFYSRLFGFTPADNLEPVEIK, from the coding sequence ATGTCTTATCAAGTATCAGCTTACGGTTCCTGGAAATCACCGATTACCTCCGATCTAATTGTGGCAGAATCGATTAGTCTTGGTGGTGTAACTGTAGATGGAGAAGATATTTATTGGTTAGAAGGCAGACCACAGGAAAAGGGGCGAAATGTTTTAGTTAAATTAAACCCCGACGGCACAACCACAGACATCACCCCAGCACCTTTTAATGTGCGAACTCGTGTCCATGAATACGGGGGAGGTTCCTATCTAATTGTTGCCGGAATTATCTATTTTTGTAATTTTGCTGACCAAAGAATTTATCGCCAAACTGCCGATAGTTTACCCCAACCTCTGACCCCAGAAAATTCCTGTCGTTATGCGGATTTAATTCTCGATGAATTTCGCAATCGTTTAATCTGTGTTTGTGAAGATCATAGCCAAAAAGATCGAGAACCAGTTAATAGTATTGTCAGCATCGATGTGGATACAGGAAACATAGAAACTTTAGTATCAGGCGATGATTTTTATACCTCTCCTCGCTTGAGTGCCGACGGTTCTCGATTAGCTTGGATTAGTTGGAATCATCCTAATATGCCCTGGGATAGTTCTTTTCTCTGGGTGGCCGATATTAATCATCTTTATTTGAGTAATATTCGGGTCATTGCTGGTGGTGAAAATGAGTCAGTATGTGAACCGCGCTGGTCCGCCGATCAACAGTTATATTTTACCAGCGATCGCAATGATTTCTGGAACTTTTATTGCTTTAAACACGATGAACAAATCGAACCAGTTATCGAACCAATTGATGCTGAATTTGCCTACCCTCATTGGGTTTTTGGTTTATCTAACTACGGCTTTGCTGGGGAATCCCAGATTATTTGTAGCTATACAAAAAATGGTCGTTGGTATTTAGGAAGTATCGATACTGTTAATCGAGAATTCCAAGAAATTATCACTGCTGATACTAACATTTCTTCCCTACAAGTTAGCGATAACAAAATAGTTTTTATTGGCGGTTCTTTCAGGGAAGTAACGGCGGTTGTCTCAATGGATTTAGCCACAGGAACGAGAGAAATTCTCAAATCTTCCAGTAATTTAACTATTTCTAGCGATTATTTCTCGATTCCGGAAATGCTCGCTTTTCCCACCAGTAAGGGACTAACGGCCTATGCTTGGTATTATCCCCCCAAAAACCCCGATTATACCGCCCCCAATGGCGAATTACCGCCCCTTTTAGTCAAAAGTCACGGTGGACCGACGGCTGCGGCCACCTCTAGTTTAAGTCTGCGGGTGCAATACTGGACCAGTCGCGGCTTTGGCTATCTAGATGTCAATTATGGCGGTAGTACGGGTTATGGTCGTCAATATCGTCAGCGTTTGCAGGGAAATTGGGGAATTGTCGATGTGGAAGACTGCATCAACGGGGCAAAATATTTGGTTAATCAGGGATTAGTCGATGGGGAAAGATTGGCAATTTCTGGAGGCAGCGCCGGTGGTTATACAACTTTAGCGGCCTTAACTTTTCATGATACTTTTAAAGCAGGAGCTAGTTATTACGGAGTTAGTGATTTAGAGGTTTTAGCCAACGATACCCATAAATTCGAGTCGAGATATTTAGATAAATTGGTGGGACTTTATCCTCAAGAAAAGGAAATTTACTATCAGCGATCGCCTATTCATTTTACCGCTCAGTTATCCTGTCCAGTGATCTTTTTCCAAGGTTTAGAAGACCGAGTGGTTCCACCCAATCAAGCGGAAATGATGGTACAAGCTTTAAAAGCAAAAGGTTTACCCGTCGCTTACGTTCCCTTTGCGGGAGAACAACACGGATTTCGTCAAGCTGAATCGATAAAACGAGCATTAGATGCAGAATTTTATTTTTATTCCCGTCTCTTTGGTTTTACTCCTGCTGATAATTTAGAACCCGTAGAAATTAAGTAA
- a CDS encoding tetratricopeptide repeat protein, whose amino-acid sequence MLTKTQLILLGLTTGMLTLFLESAKGIALPARIESTTGIVKLKRQNWTEFKPVSINTELNKGDQIFPLQGVRVTVLCPDLQQRPVSSGVPSGLKTICPIWEALKAKNPPPPGSLGGTNALIPYLISPRHTLILTDTPILRWNEVSRTRYYTIKVMDSQGIIWEKQVSQTQISYPGTPVFQPGIPYSVTIQTDGGQSSEQDKASKIEFIRLHSSEVATIQAEVNKIEQLNINKQTKALILADFYGTYTLPTSTFNNYVLSSKSLATYHLTSEAITILETTIKQGQNSAIIERNLADLYWQIGLANLATNHYLKAIKLAQIPEQLEEKTLAQFGLGEVYAALGDNNQAKIWYSKAREGYLALGDSARANFVIQLIESLP is encoded by the coding sequence ATGCTCACCAAAACCCAACTCATCCTATTAGGATTAACCACAGGAATGCTGACCCTATTTTTAGAAAGTGCTAAAGGGATAGCCTTGCCTGCTAGAATTGAATCAACAACTGGTATCGTCAAGCTAAAAAGACAAAATTGGACTGAATTTAAACCCGTTTCTATTAATACAGAATTAAACAAAGGCGATCAAATTTTTCCTCTTCAGGGTGTTAGGGTGACAGTATTATGTCCCGATTTACAACAACGCCCAGTTAGTTCAGGTGTACCCTCTGGACTAAAGACAATTTGCCCCATCTGGGAAGCGTTAAAAGCCAAAAATCCCCCACCCCCGGGTTCTTTAGGGGGAACAAATGCACTCATTCCCTATCTCATTTCACCCCGTCACACCCTGATACTGACAGATACCCCCATTTTGCGCTGGAATGAAGTTTCCCGAACGAGATATTACACAATAAAAGTTATGGATTCACAGGGGATTATCTGGGAAAAGCAAGTTTCTCAAACCCAAATTTCCTATCCCGGAACACCAGTTTTTCAGCCTGGTATTCCTTATTCTGTGACAATTCAAACCGATGGGGGACAGTCTTCCGAGCAAGATAAAGCTTCTAAAATAGAATTCATCAGGTTACATTCCTCAGAAGTTGCAACTATACAGGCCGAAGTTAATAAAATAGAACAATTAAATATAAATAAGCAAACTAAAGCATTAATATTAGCCGATTTTTATGGAACTTATACCCTACCGACTTCAACTTTTAATAACTATGTTTTATCCTCCAAATCCCTAGCAACTTATCATCTTACCAGTGAAGCGATCACTATTCTAGAAACTACCATCAAACAGGGTCAAAATTCAGCCATTATCGAGAGAAACTTAGCTGACTTGTACTGGCAAATTGGCCTAGCTAATCTAGCTACCAATCATTATCTGAAGGCGATAAAATTAGCTCAGATACCAGAACAATTAGAAGAAAAAACCTTGGCTCAATTTGGTTTAGGAGAAGTTTATGCCGCTTTAGGAGATAATAATCAAGCCAAGATTTGGTATAGTAAAGCTAGAGAAGGTTATCTAGCTTTAGGCGATTCTGCAAGGGCTAACTTTGTGATTCAATTAATAGAAAGCTTGCCTTAA